The nucleotide window TCATCCAGGGACCTGTTGGCTGAGGTGCGAGGCAGAGGCTTTGGGCATTGTGTGAACCACTGGAGTTTTCTAAAACGGAGGAATTTTGCTGAGAGTTTGGCTCCCCTGATGGCAGGAAAACCAATGGTCCAAGCGTGGGTTGCCTGTGCAAACAAGGACACTGCTGTAATTAGTTGGAGCACAATGCCAGGTCTTCCCTGAGCATATTTCAGGGGATGCTGCTTCAAAtggtggtggcagctgctgccagcctgcaggAGAACTCTTGGTGCTGGTCATGTCACCTGGATTTGTTAGAGAATTACTAATGCCTGCAAGGGAGGTGAGctagaaaaggggaaaggaggggagagtTGTAGCAGATGAGAACagagattttttgttttcagtgtatctatttccttttcttgtttatCTCTGTGTGTTGTGTTTCAGGTGTGTAAATCGGGATTATCAGTAGGAGTTTGCCCTGAGAAAACTCTAGGTGAGGAATGAATGAACATCCCTTTCTGCTGTGTCTGAGGACAGGGATGGGCAATAATAATGTTTTCAAAAGATATCCAGATGAGATAAATGCAATTCAGAGGTGATTCAGTTTCTTGCTTAGGAACTGCTGCCTTAGTGGGTTGGGAAAGGGGGGttttaaaaggcaaaagcagTTGGGATGAGCCACATGCATGCAGGCTTTGTTCACAACATTGTGCAGCCTTTGGGACTGGCTGAGCCTGCATGGGCCAACGTGTGTTCTGGCTTCATGTACAGGTCCCACACAGCCCTGTTGTAATCagaatttgaaacattttctttcactgaagtACAGACCTGGACAGGACCTCAAGAGGTCACCTATTCTTATCTCCTGGTTCAAAGGCAGAGTGGTATATACCCACACCCCATCCCAGGCCAGTGCTTGTCTGATCTGCTCTTCTGAACCACCAGTAGCAGGGATTCCACAGTCTCTCTATTCCAGTGGCTGGCAGTCTGTGCAGttggaaatgttttcctgtcttaaaattcaaaataacatTCTGTACTTCAGCTcagtgaaagcaaaataattatttagtaTGTCACCAAGTGATATTTGCCTCATATATGCAACAGCATTGAGTTGTTGATTCTCAAATTTATCAACTATAACTTTGCTGGAATTAAATTACAAGTTTACTATCATTCTGTACTGGGTCATATCTGCAGATTGTAACCATCTCCTCCCAGCCTGAGAAATGCAGAGCCTGCTTTGGAGATTTATTTTGGAGAATTATTTGGAGATAATTTCTAGGAGGCAGACTCAGCACACAAACTGAGCTCACAGCCAAGCTTTAGTGATGCAGAGAATTGTGACTGTCAGTGAGCAGTGCTGATCCAGGGAATGCATGCTGGGATCATCCAGGTCAGGAACACCGAGTGGGGCGGTAATCACAGCTGAGTGTGATGGCATCTCAGACTAATTGGATTTCTCTTTGGGGACTTCCTGAGGTGTACTCCAGCAGTTCTGGCAGGAGAGTTCCCCCTCGTTGTAAAAAGCCATTAGTCACTCACAGAATGAATTGACAACTCCATTAGCAAAAGAtaaagggaggaaggaaggatggtCTCATGGCTGAGAAGCTTGGGACCCAGGAGATCAATATTTAACTCTGCCACAAACTACCTGTGTGACTGTTTTAAGTTATATGGGGCTTAGTGTAACCAGCCACTAAAGCCACACTTAAATTTATACACATAACTCCTTCCTTTGCCTTCAACAGCTCTGCTTCTATGTGGTTTAAGTAGTTGGGTTTGTACAGCATCTAAAACAACAAGGCTGTGACCACATAGACaatataagtaaaaataaatagtagTCACCTTGTATGTGTGATCAACTTCaggaagaaatgtatttttgcatATTAAGCTTTTCCCTTATTGTTTCATGAACATGGTTCACCCACAAAGGGCCTAATACCAGCAGTTGAGGGCTATTTTTGTAGGCAGGTGACAAAAGACAAACACCCAAATTAAAcacagctttcattttcctttttgttattgctgctgTAGATCAAGAGTATCTTCAAAACTCCATGAGGGAGTCTTCATTTTTGGATAACAGAAAGAGAATGCCAGAAAGGATAATGCAAAACATTGCTCTGTATTTCCCCCCTTGCAGTAGCCAGTCTTCTTGGGAGCAGTAGAGGAGAAGGGTGCACTGACGATGGCTGCAGAGTTGGATTTCTCCCCACCCGAAATCCCTGAGCCCACATTCATGGAGAATGTGCTGCGCTATGGACTCTTCTTTGGAGCCATTTTCCAGCTGATCTGTGTGCTTGCCATAATCCTGCCCGTGTCCAAGTCCCACAAGACAGTAAGTAGTGCTCTTTAATATTGATACAGATGGGCAGAGCCAGAGAAAACAGGATGGGAGGGAATGTTGAGTAGCTAATGGAGACACAGCTGCCCCTGGGATTGATGACAGTTTCATTGTtcattctctttccttccctctggctTTCCCACCTCCAGCTTTTGTCTTGCGATTTACCACCAGATAGGAAAATCAGGAACAAATACCTGAACCAGGGTCTCTCTTAATATCAGTGAAAACAGCAACCTGAAGCACTGACAAGGTGCTAAATGCATGTGCAGTTCCTGGTTGCAAGAGAAGGCTTTGTCCCAACCCACATTGTCATCCTGCTGCTGATTTGCTTCATTAATTGCCAGGCAGGGCATCCCCTTTGCAGGACCTGCCTCCAGAAAATGGCTCTGGGTTCTAGTTTGTGTGTGATTTTAGAAGCAAGATGCAGGTGAAATTTCTACCATATCCTAAAGGTGAGGAAAGCAGTTTTCAGGACTGACATTCCATCCAGTGCCCAAGGGTCCTTTGATGCAGTTGGCACAGGAGAAGGTGAAAGGGAAAGGTTGAGGTGAGCTGTTCCTCTGGACTGAGGGATGTCCTGCATCTGCCTGGCTTTtctcataaaagagaaaaatgtcctTGGTGCTGGGGACAGGTATTTCAGTGCTGGTGATCAGGCTGCAAGTTTGGTGCTTTGATACAGATGTTGTCTGAAGGCATATAGTATATTGTCAGTAACAGCTCAGCATGGGGAGTCTTGTTTTCAGACTCTTTATTGCCATGTTTGCTCCCTCCTGTGCAGAGGAAGCATGGAAATTTTCAGTCTGTTGGGGGGAGTGCCTCAGGATGAGGTACAGAGTGAAGGATTAAAGTTCATAACCCAGTTTTTCCACCTTTAACTGCTGGTGTGATGTGATGCTGTCCTGGGCATGATGCTTGAGTCTGGATAGGATATTGAGGAACTTTGCTGTCTTGGAGCCTCAAACTTTGAAGTCTACCTTGGTTTGGACATTAGAAGGCAGCAGTGTTCACGTTATGGCAGCAGCACTCTGCATCCCTGAGTAATAACCATCTCTCTGGAGcctgccagctccctgtgcaCTGATCACAGCCTTTGGAAAGCCAGCCAAGTCTCCTTCCTTGGAAAGCCACACAGATGTGAGATGTAATAGCTCAGTAACTTGAGAGATGTTTGAACCAAGCTCTTTGATTAAAAGGATACTGTCAAATGCTGCCTCCCCCTCCATTATCTGGAGCTCTGGCTTGGAAGCTTGAAACTCGCACGCCTTGCTCAGGCATTTTTTGTGTGTCCTTTTCCAGTTGGCACACTCAGGCTGAGAGAACCCAAGATGCTAAAGCAATATTTATACTCAAATGCATTTAATGAAAGGAGGCAATCTGCATGTGTGTGCTTTCTCAGAGGAGACTGGCGCTGTTCCCTTGTGTTTTCACAAGATAACTAGACTTTATTTCCCATGGCTGCAATGTTATCTCTCATCTTCTCTGAAGGAAACAAGCATCACGTCTTAGTATTTTGTTAGTCCAGGTGAAGAAAGTTTTGCCTGCAATTCCCTCCCTGGATTTGAGGCTTGGTTTAGAGGCTATGAACCTCATATCCTTACTGCAGCtttggggaatatttttttgtcttgcacATGATAGTGATTAATGTTTGGCAGAAATGCCTGCTGACTGTTTCCACGCACCCTGGTGATTATATGTTATCTTTTCCTAATTCAAATAGTTTTCATTTAGTGttgattttcttcttgccttcaaagtttttcttctctgaagccTGTTTTAGATACTTAAGCTTTTAATGGCATCTCTGGTAACaagctgtttctgtgcagaGACTCACACTCATCAAAAAGCACatgcagaaggagcagagatGATGCTGCTTGAGTCTCATTAAATGTGGCCTCAGTTTGACATCAGTGTGTTCCAACAGAGATACCCAGCATTTGTTTCCTCGGGCTTATACTCAAATCCCCAAAGGAACCTGTCAGCAAATGGTAAAAAAATAGTTACTGACTGTTTCTTAATTGATTCTTGTAGGACTCAGACAGTTTTGAACCTAAGAATTCAGAGACGGTGAAGAAGCCAAAGGGAACTGCTCCACAGATAAGCAAGAAACCCAAGaaggaaaccaaaaagaaaCGATAGAGGTGTGACTGATGAGCCTCCAAAGACCAAATAACCACCTGTAATCATGCTTCCTCAGAGACAACATCAAAGGCAACTAACTCTGTTAATGGTTTTCCGGCATTGCCATCTTTTACTTTTCAGGGGCAAGGGACAAGAAACTTAGAAGAGTGGAAGGGTTGGGGTTCTGCCATAGATTTCTTACAAGCAAAGAGCACTTCACATATCCAGGACTTCATTTGACTTGATTAATGTGTCAGTCACCATTAAAGTGACTTCTGCCAGTTCTGATGGGTAGAGAGGGCTGTTGTCCTGGCTCCTCCATGCTGGCTGGGATTTGTAGTAAAGTCCCTGTGGAAAGTGGAGCATGAGTTTGCTACTTTGGATACCggtttgtgttgggttttttgaaggCAGAGGGATCAAATGGATTAAGAATACCATGCTACACAGCTTTGTATTCATCTCTGTTGTCATCTAGTCTGAAATACATAGCTGCATTTCATGGCTTAATCATAATGCCTTTGTCATATTCTTTAATTCTTTAGGTAATAACTCACCAGATTCCAGACTACTGGAGATGAAAGCTTTCATTTCCCCAGCATCGCTGCCTCTTGTTCCCCACCCATGCACTCTTCCTTTCTATTCCCACCTTTGAAAGCAGGTCCATTTCAGGCaactggggctgtggtggggaTTGCGATGACTACAAGAATCAGGAAACAATTTGGTTCTAGAAGGTGCAGAATTTAATGCCTGTGCTAGTGGAGTTGTTCTTGGGAAGACCAGGCACTGTGTgctggggaagagctgctgaggTGGGAGTCTGGGAATGGTGCACTGGTGGTGTATCAGCCAGCGCTGCCTCGCTGTGCCGTGGATAAACCCTCCTGCCAGCTGGCTGATCCCTGACCATGGGCCCTCTTTCAACACAGCTGGGGTTCATTGCACTTGCAAATTCcctcccagccttccctgccACAGTCTGCTCCATCTCCTCTGGCTGAATTCCTCCTGAGGGTAAATACGTTCTCAGCCTGAGGAGGTGTGGTATTTTAAGATCCAAGGGGTGGCAGGCCAGCTGTGTACCATGACTGCATGGCAGGAGACACAGACACTGTGTTCCTTCAGGCTCTGGCTCTCCAGGCCCAGGGACAATCCAGTATTGGATTTAAATATGGCTAGACGGGACTGGAAGGAGGTAGGTGGTGACGTAGCCACAGAGTTTCTGTAGGGCAGCTCGAGCTTCCTGATGCCAGCTCACATCTTGGTTTGTTTGATCAGGAATGAGTCAATGGGAGGAGAGCCTGCTCTCTGAGGCGCACCCAGGGTTCAGAGCGACTTTGAAGGAAGGGTTctccctggcagggctgcaAGTCTGTGATCCTCTTTGCATACACAGACTCCCATCCTCGAGTCACAAATGCCTGGTGAGCCCAGGTGTGTGTCCTTTAACAGGTCATGAACAACGTGTTTACAGAAACCATCAGTGCTGAGAGCAGCCACGTTCTCTGCTCACTCTTGCTTTTGGTGGGGGTCACAGATGTGTCCCAGAACCAGTGcaacttccctgctccaggctctctGCTTCCCTTAGCCGGAATGCTGACACCAAGTTGTGCTTATTAAAATCCAGCTAGGAGTTCTgctttaaattctgcttttttaaaaaatatttttttgagcTACATGAAGGCAATAGCAAGAGGACAGAACAAAGCATAGGAGACACAAGCACTCTAAAGTTGCTTTAAGTTCTTCAGTACAAAGAAATACTACAAAAAGTTCCCACGCGAATAACAAAGAATGGTGTTGTGCCATGAGTTTCCATGATGGACCTGTGCTCTGTCTCTGATCTGCAGGGCAAAGAAAAGCCCTGAGTAGGTACTGCAGATCactctttccattttaataCATGAGGATGGTTTTATGCAAATTCCAGCTTTCTGCAGGTTACCTAAAGCAGGGGGTTAAATGCTTTAGTGGAATCACAGGACACACATTATCCAAAATACAGAGTCACTTCTACAGCTCAGAACCAGTTAGGAGTGGGCACTGTGTGGCTGTTGCCTGAAATAGCAGCTACTACATCAATGTCTACATCCAGCTATTTGCAGGCTGGCTCACTCATTGCTCAGTAGAAATCATGGAtggtggggtttggttttgttggggggAAGAGGGATGAAGATAAATTCCCCAGTCTGTTCCTGACAGCTTTATACCTATTTGAATGCTCTTGTTTGCTGAATTTAAGAGTATGTAGAGATTACCAATAACCCATGTATTTTAGTTTATCTTGAAATGTGTAATAAATGCCATCAGaatctttgtttaaaaagaaatctgtgtttaAAGTTGTGCTGCCTATTCCCTCACATTCACCGTGAAAGCTGCCAGCACTCCCAGACTATAGGAACACAGGGACATAAATAACCTATTCATTAAAATGATCCATTGAGGGAAATCCTTTCAGATCCTTTAATCTGTGAGAAATTGGTTAGTTAATACTGTCAGGCATGTGTGCATCTGTATCTGTGTTTGACTTGGAAGTAGCAAACTATCTCCCAAACACATCTTCACCTtcctggaaggaaggaggaaaccATCCGGTGACTAAATCAATTTGCCCCCCCATGAGAGGTTTTTGGCTCCAAGAGCCCCCATGAAGGTGGCTATAATAAAGGCATCATTTGTTAATAATGCAAGCAGGGGATTAGACGGGGATTCAGGAGACTGGTAGTAGGGATTTTCAGGAGCCCCTCGGTGTGCAGCTGGAGCTCAGGTTTGCATGGCTGGAGTGTGGGGCTGTCTGATGGCTCTTCTTGGCTGCAGTGAGACCAGTGTGGTAGCCAAGCTCTGGCAAGTGTTTGTTGGTTCTTGGTACCCAAGCTCTGGCAAGTGTCTGCTGGTTCTCTCACCAGAAATCCAAAACAGAGGGAAGGACTAGTGTGGTGACTCCTTTAATTCCCAAGCacttttctccaggctgttttgtaattaacatccCAAAGGGAGCTGACGACCTCATTAAGTCAATTTTATTGAAGGGGAGGTTTTCAAAGGTCTGTCTCCAGGTACCTGCCAGTaggcagcacctctgcagccaCACCTTGCTCTGCCACCCAAAACCAggagctggctcagggctggaTTTCCTCTGCCAATGTGTGTCACAGAGTTCCTGTCCCTCAGCAGGACATGCCTCAGCTCTGAAGAAACATGGCTGCGAGTTGGGagttctttcctctgtttttgaTCACATTcaagcagctctgcctctctgGCCACGCTCATCTCAGGAGCTGTGACCACGGCTGTCCACTGGAGCTGTCCCACACTCACAATGCATCCTTGTGctcccccagtgccagcagcacaatCCCTTGAGACAGGCTAATAAGTAGCTCGTGACTGGAGTTCCAGTTCACATAGTTCAATTAAATCCCTGTTAATCTTGTTCAGACCTAATTTACTTTCATTCTCATACACACGCCTCTCTCTGCTTCAGAGAGGTTCTGGTGAGGTTCCCTGCCAACAGGACTGAGGAGCCCGAGGCCATCAGCCCCATCAGGCACTGATGTTTGCAGAGCAGCCCCCTTGTCGAGTCAATAAGCTCAGATTATTTCCCAGCCTGTCATGAAGaatgaaaatgctgcttcagTGCCTGAGTTTAGGGAGGGTCAGGATATCTGGCAGTGCTTGAGGAGACAATAAGGAAGCTATAGGAGGGGAGGATCTGCTCAGTATCTCTgtctgccagggcactgctcaaCCGTTCCCCTGTGTGCATGTGTTAATTTTTGgacagctgggagctggggtgcTGGACTTCTCTCCTGGGAGCATCTCTTCCACACTGATACTTCTTTCAGGCAGAAGTTGTGTTGTTCACAGCCTGTGGCCTGCAGGGATTGAGATGACTGTATTGATTTAGTTGTTTGTTTATTAATCTCATGAGGCATCAGAGACTGACTGCAGTGAGAAAATGGGATGATGAATGGAGAGTGCTGGAGTACAGAGCATTGCTGTGTGTTTGATGATTAGCTTGATTTCTAGCCttggcactgggaagggatCTGACCCTCCTCTTCCTCGTGCAACCATGAGGGATGATTTGTTTGGGACACATTCCCTTTCTTCCTGGCCACAGACGTGGGCTGTAATCAGTGTTTGCATTCCTCCTCCAGCTGACAGTCACTGCAGGTCCAAGCTCTGGCTCTTCTCTGGCAGTTTGTGGCCTTTGAGCAGTGGTTTGTGGGGGTGTTTTCTGGCTTTTGGTGCCCAGGCCACTGTGCAGTAGCTGCTCCAAGTATCTCTTGCTTGGGGCTGGCAATTGCAGGGCAATGAAATCGGcttcctgcctctcccttgAAATTCAGCTGATTTTCCCATTTCATGATGATTCTTCCCACTTTGTGGCTTTTCTGTCACCATAAATCACTTCCATGACCCCTCTTGTTGCTTCCAGCCTGTAGACTCACGTCCACTGCAGTTGTTCTGTCCTTGCAGACACATTTTACCTGCCAGTGACAGTGGGCATTACCTGCTGTTACCAAAGACTGATATGAAGGAACAGCTGGAGGAGCATCCAGGATGGAGAAAGGTGTCCCTTTGTAATATTTGGTGATGATTCTTTTGGCCAGCAGATGTAACAGCTggggaaggaattttccctgCCCTGAGAGCCCTGGGTACACCCAGATAGCTGTGCCAAGCACATCATCCCTCTAAGCCATGAGGAGCCAAACCCATCCCACACCACATTTCCGAGCTCGTGGTGAGTGAGCGCTGTGGTGCTGCATGTGCTCCACACCACCCGCTCAGATCCTGCTCCTCACCAGCACACGCAAGATTTGTCTTGCACAATCCCAAACCTCTCACAGTGCTCACTTCCCTCCTTGCATCTTCCCTGGTTTCATTTACTGCCTGGAGGCCCCAGTGTGGCTTTGATGCCACCTGCACCCTACTTGCCATCCCTGGGAAACCACAGTCCTGGTGAGGACTGAGCGATGCAGAGCAGGGGGTTGGAGCACAGAGGCTGACAGGCTCCTCCATGGTTTCTGTCCAGCCTTTCTGGCTGGTGGGTACAAGGTAAACCTGCTTTGGGTcacatctgctctgctttttaaaaacatctgttGCCTGGTTAATGTGTCTCGTTGTACGAGAGGAGCTCAGCTCCCAAAGGGGGGAGCTGTGGGTGGAAGGGTTGAAGGGCTCTCACTTCTCCCTATCTCCAGCTCCAGGCAAGGAGCTGTGTCCTTAGCACCGCACTCTGCTGGAAGTCCTATTTGCACAGCATTCCTTTTTTGTGAAACCTGCACTCTGGACATCTCCATGTTTCTTGCCAGAGGCTGTCCCAGCCTCtgagctgccactgctgtgtcAGGTCCAGCCAGTCCCAGTGCATGGACTGGGGCCATGGAAGGCATCAGCAGTGGCCTGAGACATCTTGTATCTTGCCCAAGCTAACAACCCAGGTGTCCCTGGCTCCAAGGCTtgttcctgctgccttccctttggctgctgcttctgcaaaaGCCATCCCAAGCTTATAAATTCACCTTGCCATGAGCCAAAGTCCAGAGTACAACAGGCACCGTGAGCTCGCAGGCAAAGCCGCTCTCACGGCTCCAGGAATCAGCTCCAGACGTTTCCTGCTGTTATTTGTGCCTCAActctggcagcacaggcagggaccatgctggagctgtgctgctggtgtaGAGCTTGTGGGGTCACGTCCCTCTGGGTCCCCAAGGGCAGCTCTGTCCATGACTGGGTGGGCCCATGCTGTAGCCAAAGGGCTggactgcaggtgctggggtcTGTGCATGGCTGTGATTCCCACAGAGCAGCTATTTGTGATTCTGTGGTGGCTCCTTTGGTGGCTGAAGCAGATGTCCCCCAGTGCCAGgcctgggcaggaggagcagattTTGAGAGAAGCTCCGAGCAGTTCTCATCCCTACCTCCCCCCTCActtaaattgttttaaacagCTCGGATCCCAACATCATATGGTTTAAGTTTTTCAGATTCAGACTTTGGCCTCCTTCACCCATCTCTCGCTCGAAGGACCAAGAATGGATGATTAAGGGGAAACACCCTCGTGTCTGCCCCGGCTCTGCTTGCTCAGGCTGCAGGCGAGCCAGCAAGCAGCTGGGTGTTGGCAGGGAGGGAACAtcacagccctggggcagggTGTCCTGGATGTGGCCACCAGAGCTCTGCACCAGCCAGccatcctctgctgctctgctacCAAATCAAGCCAGAAACAGGGCTATAAATCTCATCTGGATGAGCTTCCTTGGGTTTTTCTGAATTGCTCTTTTCTATGGATGCTTGGACTGgccaaaaagcagaatttccatTCTGGGAGATGTCAACATCTTGTGTGTGGCTTTCATACTGAGCTCAGGCAAGAAGCAAAACGTGTCAGATTTATTTCCAAATGAGCTATTCTAAGATATTTAATTCAGATTGTATCAAAGCATATTTTATCAGTCAGAAACCTGACAGGAAATGTTGTGCCTTTATTGACCATGCAGATAATTTCAGCCCACAGCTGTTGAACTCCGTGCCTCcttattaaatatttgcatgtcACCGAGTCAGTGGTTTCCCCGCAGCCCTTTCCCCCAGGGAATTTTGCAATGACACTTCCTGGCTGGGGCTAAGGGCCCCTTTTGCACAGCAGATTGTCACCACACTGAGGGACACAACAGGTCCTGAGCCCTCCTGGTAATTTCTTCTCAGCTGCCCCTTATTATCCTATAACCTGCAGGATGCTGGCAATcgctgctcagcccctgcagccctgatGCTCAGTGTGGGAGAGAATGGCCAGAATGAGCATTTCTAGCATGAAATATTGTCAAATGGCTCATGCTGCAGGGGTTATTCTGGTCAATCCCCCTTAGTAAATCAGCTTCTGAGCTTGAAACTGCAGCTTCCCTAACGGGGCTGATGGTGCTGATCATTTCCCATCTCACACTCACTATTTGCAGGGCTATAAAGCTCAGTGATCGTAAAATCTCAGGgcaagagctgtggctgcctctctctctgtccagcATCTCAAACACAACCATTATATTATTAATAGTAATAATTCCTGCAACTATATTTGGAATTTGCAGTGAACAAAGTGCAGCCTCAGGAACAGAATCCAATAGACAAAACTTACTCACACATGCCAAGGGGatgcttaaaaataaagctggcTGGAGATGAATAGATGTTTTGTTGTAAATCCTCAGTTACTTTGGGGAGGTCAGGACTCAGATCAAATACTGGACCCAACAAGCACCCTCTTACCTCGCAGGAGGATTTCAGGAGCCCTGTGGAGCGGTTTGATCTGCACACCTGGAGGGGGAAGGAGCCACGTACTTACTTACTTACTCATGAGCATGACAGCATCTGCCCACAGTAGCTCTCATTCTTCTTGTTCCTGATGAAACTCGCGTAAAGGTCagcaagaaaacacagaaatacctgagcatgtcttcatttatttttaaagtatcattTCAAGACATCCTGTAATAACCGAGCCGCTGGAAATACTCAGTGCTACTTTTGTTCAAATTGAAAGTACCTGGTTTTCAGTTTCTGTAaccctctt belongs to Corvus moneduloides isolate bCorMon1 chromosome 17, bCorMon1.pri, whole genome shotgun sequence and includes:
- the MANBAL gene encoding protein MANBAL, which codes for MAAELDFSPPEIPEPTFMENVLRYGLFFGAIFQLICVLAIILPVSKSHKTDSDSFEPKNSETVKKPKGTAPQISKKPKKETKKKR